A region of the Primulina eburnea isolate SZY01 chromosome 7, ASM2296580v1, whole genome shotgun sequence genome:
AAAGAGGGAAACGGTCGCATCGTTCGATGCAGGCCATTGATGCAGCTGTTCCGGCCGCAGCTGTCAAGTGATCTTCTTTTCTTTTATCCCCTCCATTAAAACACTCACAGAGGCTACTCTTCTTAGTTAGAAAATTGCCTGTAACAAGCTTAGCATGTTTGGAAAGTGACAACGTTTTGGGGCTTTTATAGATAGGCATGAAATTTTGTTGTCGTCCAATTTAGTCACTTAGTGGGGGGCAAAATGAGAATGAGTCGGCATCCTTTGTAATGATTATGCGATGGGGCAGAGGTACGAGTATTTGACAAATGACAAAGAAACATTATCGTCATGAGATTTCAAGTGTACTTTTGCCTTGGTTTGAGGCGTGCACCGCCTCATATCATGTTAAAGAGATTGCCAACATTAAGACATGCGTGCTAGCAAATTCACaggtaattttttttctttgaaaaaatGTGCAAAGATTCGAATATATTCTTATTGATTGGTAGCTTTTTTACATTATCGCTTTGCTGCTAAACAGAAGTCGCAGTAGCTGGACCGAAAAAAAGAATCATATTTCTAACAAACACATATGCGGAGAAAAACTGAAGACAGAAAAAATGGTGACAAAATGCACGATTCAACTCTATTATCTTATCAGTATATGAAATTTGAATAAGAGTATTTTGAAAAACACACATTCTATGTATACAAGATATACACATAACGCATGATATAGATAGATATATATTCCCTTGGCATGAAGTTTTCAATTATCAAAAGGTTGGAACTTTAGAAAGCCAACCATGCAGGTACTCGTTTTGGATAGATAGTGGGTCCAAAGCGCCTGCTTTTGACTTGGTGGATGAAACATTTCACTCTTCGGGGCCAAATGGGTAGTGGAATCTAGCAGGATTTTGTATGAGAATGTAATCGGTTATCTGAAAATATAAAAGGGTGATATCTTAAACTTCCAACATATTTTTGTGACTTTAAGCTCCCTTTTCTAAAGATCATTCagcaaataatgtttttagatTGGAATCAGATTTGTTGTATTGATACTAGGGTGAGGCTACACTAGAGCATTGGTAGAACCTTCTACCGAGCACCAAAAGGAGTGTAATTGGCTAAACCATTTATCATATTTCATCTTAAATTTAGGATGCTGATGACATTGAGATTCTTGAGTGAGAAGGCAGAGTTTTAGCGAGGGACAAATGCAagctaaaaatatattattcatttTTATACATTGTTCCAACTCATTTTATCTTTGTTTTATcacatttattatttatttctcACTCTTCTCATACATAACACCAAAAGTTCTCTATATGTATAAAAGATACCATGGTCCTTGATTTGGATAGACGTATAATCCCGTGGCATGAAGTTCACAATTAGTACAAGGTTGAAACTTTAAAGTATTCTTGGAAAGCCAAACCACGTAGGTACTGTTTTGGGTTGGGTGGGGTGAGTCCAAATTCCAAATACTCGAGAGCGAATGTTTTTTTGCTCAGAACATTTAACTTGACTTTTGGTGGGTGAGACGTGAATTTATGCACACAGATGCTACTATTGCTTAGCATCACGATCACAAACCAAACCGCATTTTACTCTTCGGGGCTTATCGGGTGGGTgatggatttttttttatgagaatGTAATTTGGCTATCTGAAATATAGAAGACGCAACAATCAGTAGTGACTCAAACAAAGAACCGACGAGTTTTTCCTATATGAAGCCAATCAAATTTGTTATACATCGTAGGAgtattgaaattattatttttttctagaAAAGACATAAACCGATATATCACCTGCAACCCATGAGGCCAAATAGTCGTCAGTAGACACCAAGGGGCGATCAATTGATTGCACAAGTTATGGGCAGCGGTCATTGGCGGATTTACCCTAGAAACAATCCGAAGCAGCAAAGTCTGATCACAGATCCGAAATAGATTACATCGCCACCATCAAGCAAGATCAAATTCAACCATGTAACCATTTCGATTCTTGCCAATCCTTCTTACAATGGTAGTCATGAGCGGGGCTTGCTCTTCTTTTGTGCCCATGTTGGGCCATATATGGCCAGATGTGTTCTCCCAAACCTCCGATCAGCTATCTGCGTTTTTTAACAACCAAATGGTTTAcattaagaagaaaaatatacaCACAAATGAAGCTTCACATATAAAGGGCCGAAACATGAGTAGCTCTGCATGACAAACATATGGAAACAAATCAATGATCTAGCTTGCGTTGCTTGTAATTATCGAACTCAGATCGGAGCTCAACATTCGTAAAACTTATTTTCGACCAAAATCGATTCcaaattattttattgataGCTTGTGAATCACTCACAAACTTTAATATTCGTCTTAACATTATTTCAATAATTGGAGCTTCTAGTTAATAGAGCCGAACAATTAAGTTCAACGGAATCAGCAAGCTTGAATTTGAACTCTAATTCGAGCTTAATTCTAGTCCAGAAAAGTACATCTTTTGAGTTTCAAGTAGTCCAGAAAAATTCGAACTTCATCTCGAAAAATTGAAcaatatttgatttgtttacatcCTAAATACAACACGGGAAAGGAAATACACTTAATATTGAATCTAATGAGACATGTGACATACTTTAACAAAGTGGCAAACTTTACCTTTACCAAGTGCCCACATGAATCCAACATGTCGGTTCTCAAAGGATACTCAACCACCTGGAAATGTTGGTacataaataaagaaagattGTAGGAAAAAAAAAGGCCTATAAAACAAAATTAACCCAACTTACTATGAAGGTATTCTCTCCAACTAGAGATGATTGAGAAATTTGATCCATCAAGACTGAATAATCAACAAGCATATACGGAGGAGTAACGCTAATGTAATCAAAGACTCCATCTTTACCTGCAGTTACTACACATCAAATGCATGAAAACTCTACACAAAAAGTGTGTTCCATAATAAAAgtgtaaaaaataaattattaacatACAATCTGAAAAATTCCAACTAAGAAACAATCAAAATGAGAATGAAACGGGGGAATTAGAGAACCCCCTGATGTGATAGCTAATATTCAAATCATGATTTAACATTTTCGCATCACACTCAATAATAGAAAAATTATGTCTTTTTTTTTCTGGGTATTTTTACTCTATTACAAATCTAGAAGCTGGAACATAATCTCACATCCAGCTCAATTACATAAGAGAGACCAAGGAAGGAATATATCCACCTACAAATCGTTCTGCATTTCGAAAAAAGGTTTCTACGCGGACAGTATGAATGACTGATACGTCAAGAAAACCAGTTGATTCTAAATTTGGTCGGAGAACATTCGAGATAACCCAAGGATCCATTTCCACGAAGTGCACCTATAAATCACAAATAAACCATTAAATTTAAGACAGACAAGCCCTAATCAAGGCAAATAGACTTAGCAAAAGAGAGTCCCAAGTGAACTGGCTTGGTTAGTACTCTGAAATCTCTCAAGCTTAATGGTTAAATCAGTCAACAAAAAGAATAACATTCAACTCCAATGCTTTATTATCATTTTATTAGCTTCAAGAAAAAGTTAAACAAAAGCTCCATCATAAGTGAAAACGAACCTCAGAGCAACCTCTGCTCATAGCTTCAATCCCAACAGATCCGGTACCACTATACAAGTCTAACCATCGTCCAGGCCTCAGATATTGAGGAGAGCCTCCAGCTGCCTAATATTCCAACGGTTTAAATGTACTAATTGATCAGAACTCGTTGTGTTTCATTGAAAACAAGTAAAAAAATGAAACCCTTTCCATGAAACACAAAACATTCAAAATCATAATACTACTACCTGCAATATACTGAAAGTTGCTGCCTTTACAACTTCCATCATTGGCCGCACATCTATACCCTTTGGTGAGAGCAACTTTTTTCTACGAGCTGTTCCTCCAAGAACCTGAAAACCATCATGGTCTATATGAGACTCTTTTTCCCGGACGACTTCAGGTGTTTCTCTTATATCTTaatttgatttttcaaatttcaccaccACATAAAACAAATGTTCGATCTTTTCATTTAGGATCCAAAGCTAATGTTTGGCCAGACTGATATTTATACTATTCTTTCAAATTGTCAACCAGCAGGTAATTTCAAAGTTTAcgtttacttttttttttaaatactctTTGAAATGCCAAAGCTTAACTATATGTCACCCTATGCTCTTTCCCTACCACAACCAAACTTTTCCTTGAAAAAAATTGAAACCGTTcgagtctttatttatttttaaaagaaataataATGAACACGAAACTCTAAACAGCAAAAAGATCCCGAACCTGAAGCAACTTGTGAGTCTCCCGGGAGGGCCTAGGCTCCTCCTCTACAGATATTTCCTTTCCATTTCCTGTTTTTCCCTGCTCCCTTCTCTTAATCTGAAAAAATGACAGAAATTAAGGAAATAATCCAAACGCACTTACAATTCAAAACACTCGGCCAAAGAATGACAAGaggaataataataataataataataataataataataataataataataataaccttTGAAGTTTGTTTGGTCAAATAATCATCAGGATTAAGTCCGTACTGTTCAAGAAATTCTCTCTTCTTCTCACTGTCAACAGTGTTTCCACTCCTTGATTCTGGTATAGCATCGAAACACAGTCAGCTCATAATTGTTGCACAGATTCTTGATATAATGGGTACAAGGAATAAGAATCAGAAACTTACTGTAAGATAAGGTAATTATGAATGGACAGCGGCGAGCGCTGCTGATTTGGGAGAATTGAAATCTGAGAGGAGGAGAATTGGGGCCAAACAAATTAACTTCGGCAACTGGAAttatatgagatgaaggaatCGCCATTGATAATCCGTTCGTTCTCCGCCTGATCTAATGGAATTGGATTATTTGTTGGGCCCACATTAAATTAAGAGAGAACGAATAATGCTTGCTGGGCTTATTATCTGGTGGGTCATTCTTGTTAAACCGGGCCTGCTATTCGTTGTTCATAcgattatatttttttgttttaaattgaGAAGTTCGCCCCAAAAATGttttataaaatacataaatttatttatgtgttgttaaaaaaaataaaatcgtttttgaaaatttcatatATAAACACCTCGTCAAACATTTCTATCAATTTAACCATACTATTGcatttataaaaatatcattttggaTCTTTCTTTTTTCATTAACAGAAatagtctcacaaaattgattaaTGAAGATTGATGAATCAATCTTTGTCACCTTGACGCCCGCCCTCATGATCGATCAATTGTTTACTTGCTAGAGTATCGATCTTCTCTTTTATTAATACTCGTACTGAAGATCCAAAAATCTGATCGACGAGCATATCGAAATGAAATTTCATTCAATCTCGCGGGTTTCATGTATTAGTGAAGTGTGTATGTTACGGCTAGACACATCAGCCGTGATCGAGATTATCTGAGCTtgaattattgaattttttagGCCACATTAAAATTGGGCCTGGTGCCTCTTGAACCTGTTTACAGCATAAGATGGAAGGAAGCCTAAAATATTCAGTCCTGATTACTAACAACTTCGCTTCTGCATcaacggaaaaaaaaaaaaaaacattggcTGTTGAACACTGCAAGAATTTGAACTGATGAAGAACATGTTGTTCCCTTTTCGTTGAATTAAGTAAGGTTGGTGCCAAATTTTTGTGGGTATGAAATATTTTCTTACCTAATTAGTTTATGTATGCATTTAAAttggaatattttttttacatgaAGTTCCTGAGTTTCTTTCCGAATAATGCCTCGAATTCAAGCTCAAACATAAACAACAAACTAATACAAACGCACCATCTTACGTGCATGGAAAAAGATAGGCATGTCGAAGTGTCTATACAGCACAAGAAACAGAAGGGGATGGACCGAGGTTGTATTCAGGATGCGTGCGATCTTAGACAGCATGcgaaaattgaagaaaaactGCACCTTTGGCCCTTATTTTCTGATCCTGAAGCCGATGGATGATGCGCCATAGAATCATGACGAGTCGCAGAAGGGATCGTGTTGGAGATAATGGGGTGGTAATTGAATTCCGTGGAATTTTCAGGGGGCTTGAAATTTGGAATCTGAAGCCTGTTCTCCCAGATCCTGCCGGAGGATCCCTGTCTTCGGAACGAGTACGAGGATCTCTGTAACGTGTTCATCGGAGTGGAACATAACCTTTACTTTGTGTTTCTCTCTTTTTCTTggtttttatattttgttggaGTTTGATGTGTATCGCTAGTCCCTTTAACTAACTTAACGGTTTTGTTATATATTTTCTGTGGCCTGTTATTTTCCTTGGTTggtgttttttaaattttattattattatcacgatttcttcttgatttccAATTGTGTATTCAAACCCGATTATTGAGgactttaaaatatatataataacgaGTAGAGCCAAACATTCAAATTtcaattcattaaaaaaaaaggatATTAGTTCACCCGGATTGCAtgagagaattcaaatgtttcacACAATTTTGAACGGAAAGTTGAAACTTAACAAGCAGTAGTGACAATTCTCCACCTGCTACAAGTTGAAAACTACTCAGTAATCATAATTTTCGTCGAGGATGTGAGGAAACTGGAGTCTCATTTCACTGTCATGAGCCAAAATAG
Encoded here:
- the LOC140836270 gene encoding uncharacterized protein isoform X2, which codes for MAIPSSHIIPVAEVNLFGPNSPPLRFQFSQISSARRCPFIITLSYKSRSGNTVDSEKKREFLEQYGLNPDDYLTKQTSKIKRREQGKTGNGKEISVEEEPRPSRETHKLLQVLGGTARRKKLLSPKGIDVRPMMEVVKAATFSILQAAGGSPQYLRPGRWLDLYSGTGSVGIEAMSRGCSEVHFVEMDPWVISNVLRPNLESTGFLDVSVIHTVRVETFFRNAERFVGKDGVFDYISVTPPYMLVDYSVLMDQISQSSLVGENTFIVVEYPLRTDMLDSCGHLVKIADRRFGRTHLAIYGPTWAQKKSKPRS
- the LOC140836270 gene encoding uncharacterized protein isoform X1 yields the protein MAIPSSHIIPVAEVNLFGPNSPPLRFQFSQISSARRCPFIITLSYKSRSGNTVDSEKKREFLEQYGLNPDDYLTKQTSKIKRREQGKTGNGKEISVEEEPRPSRETHKLLQVLGGTARRKKLLSPKGIDVRPMMEVVKAATFSILQAAGGSPQYLRPGRWLDLYSGTGSVGIEAMSRGCSEVHFVEMDPWVISNVLRPNLESTGFLDVSVIHTVRVETFFRNAERFVVTAGKDGVFDYISVTPPYMLVDYSVLMDQISQSSLVGENTFIVVEYPLRTDMLDSCGHLVKIADRRFGRTHLAIYGPTWAQKKSKPRS